AGGGGTCCCGGTCGAATCGGAGCAGTCGCCTCGCGGTCGGCAGTCGGAGAAGGACAGGAAGGGCGACGGACTCGACGCCCTCGACCGGTGCGGTTCCCCACCACGGACTCAAGAAGACGTTTCGCACGTCCGCGTCGGCGGCGAGATGCGCGGCGACGAGTCCCCCGGTGCTGTGACTGACGACGAGGCCGATGTCGCGTTCGCGCGCGTACGACCGGACGGGCGCGAGGAGTTGGTCCTCGAAGTCCCACGGGTTCGTCGGAAGCGTCACCGCGTGGACGCGGTACCCCGCTTCGACCAGCGATTCGAGGAACCACGAGACCGGGTCGTGCTCCGGTCGGTTCCCCCACCCCAGAACGCAAAGCAGGTCCTCGCTTCCGTCTCCGAAGACGGAGAACTCTATCGTCGGCGTCTCTCGGAATCGGTTTCGGAACGGGAGTCGCACGCCCTACACCTGTCGGTCGGCGCAGAAAAGCGTGTGCGAACGAGCGGTGTCGCCTACTCGTCGCCGTCGCCGGTGCTGACTGTCACCTGCGCCTCGCGGATGACCTTCTCGGCCATCTCGTAGCCGGGTTGGTAGACGTCGGCGACGGTGCCCTCGGGTTGGTCGCTGTCGACGCGCATCATCACCTCGTGGCGCGTCGGGTCCACGTCGGCACCGGGTTCGGGGTCGATGGTCGCGACGTTCTCCGAAGACAGGATGCGGTCGAACTCTTCGAGAGTCGATTCGACGCCCGGGCGAATGTCGGCGTCCTCGTCCTGTTCGAGTGCCCGAACGAGGTTGTCGCGCACCGCGACGACGCGCCCGACGAAGTCCTCGGTGGCGCGTTCTCGAATCTGCTCTTGTTTGTTCTTGGCGCGCTTCTTGTAGTTCTGGAAGTCGGCCTGCGTGCGCTTGAGGCGCGAGGAGAGGTCTTCGACCTGTTCGTTCGAGGCGTCCAGTTCGGATTCGAGGTCCGAGACGCGACGCTGAAGCGACTCGACGTCCGCCGCGAGTTCCTCGTCGTAGGCGGCCACGCGGGCGGCGAGAGCCTCGTCGGTGGACGGCGCGTCCGCGGCCGCCGCGTCGCCGTTCGTGGTCGTCTCGTCGGCCGTCTCGTCCGGGGCGTCGGCCGTCTCTTCGGCGCGGTCTGCGTCGGGGTCGGCTTTGCGGTCCGGGTCGACGGAGTCCTCACTCATGGACGGGTGAAGTGGTTGCCCCGGCTTAAGGATGTAGACTGCGGCCGAGCGGTCGAGGAGGTGACCGCTCTCCGTCTCCTACTGGTACATCCCGAGCGGTCGGGCCTGCGTGCTCTCCTCCTCGGCGTTCTGCATGCGCTTTGCCAGTCGCTCCTTGGCCTCGCGGATGTCCTCCGCGTGGTCGACTAAATCGTCGGACGGAATCTCGACGCCCGTGAGCGGTTCGATTCCCTCTTTGAGGACGACGCGGGCGGCGGCGGGGTCGGGGAACTTCGGGTCCGACTCGACGACGAGACCCACCGTGGTCCGTCCGCGTTCGACGGCGTCGTTGAGCAACGCGCCGGTCGGTCCGGAGACGAGGCCCGTCTCTTTCGGTTCGCCGATGTCCGCGTCCGCGAGCATCCGGGCTCCCTCGCCGGCGCTGACGCCGTACAGTTCCGGCACGTCGCTCGCTTGCTTCTCCCGGGGGATACCGGAGAGGAAGACTGGGAGAATCGACTCGTCGTCGAACCAGTTCGAGAGGCAGTCCGCGAGTTCGGCCGCCGAGTCCGGTCGGATGGGCACGTCGCTCTGTAAGACGTAGAGGTCGCGTTCCTCGTCCGCGTACAGTCTGACCGGCGACCGGAGGGTGGAGTCGCCGTCCTGATACACCGCGACCTGCGGGACGCCGTCGCAGTGGACGTTCGCGTAGTGGGTCATCTCGAACTCCTCTACGACGTGGTCGGCCGCTATCTTCCCCACCAGCCCGACGCCGGGGAGTCCCTCTATCAGCGTCGGTTCCGAGAGCGACACGTCCTCGGCGAGCACGTTTATGTGGGCCATACGTGGCGTTCGACCCTTCGGATTGTAAAGCCGGGGTCCGCGTTCACGCGTCTCGGAACGTCGGCGCGTTCGCTGGGGACCGGCGGTATCCGAAACCCACAAGCGGAGTCGCGGGGTAGAGTCGGTCGATGAACCCGCTCAAGCGGTACGCACCGCTCGTCGGCGACGAGGAGGCGTTCTCGGCCGCGTGCGAGCGGCCGCTTCCGTCGGTCGTTCGCGTCAACACCATCGAGACGACGGTGGAACGCGCGCGGACGGCCTTAGACGCCGAGGGCGTCGCCTACGAACCGACCGAGTGGCACCCCGGCGTCCTGAAACTCGACGAACGCGGCCCCGGCACCTCGTGGCCGTACTACCACGGCTGGCTCCACGGACAAGAGGAGGTGTCGGCGCTTCCCGCGATAGCGTTGGACCCCGACCCCGGCGACGCCGTCTGGGACGCCTGCGCCGCCCCCGGGAGCAAGACGACGCAACTGGCCGCTCTGATGGACGACCGAGGCGTCCTCGTCGGCAACGACAACAACCTCGGACGCCTGTCCGCACTCAGACACAACGCCGAACGACTCGGCGTCTCGAACCTCGTCGTGACGAATCAGGACGCGCGGAACTTCTCGTTCAAGCCGTTCGGCGAGGGGACGGACGACCCCGAGGCGTTCGAGGAGTTCGACGGGGCCCTCGTGGACGCGCCGTGTTCCTGCGAGGGGACGATTCGGAAGAACCCGGACGCACTCGACAGGTGGACGATGAACCACGTCAAAAGCGTCGCGGGCATCCAGAAAGGCATCCTCCGCCGCGCGGTGCAGGCGACGCGGGAGGGCGGCACCGTCGTCTACTCCACCTGTACGTTCGCGCCCGAGGAGAACGAGGCCGTCCTCGACCACGTCCTCGACGAAGAGGACTGCAGAGTCGTCGAGTGGGACGCCCCCGACGGGTTCGACACCGTCCCCGGCGTCACCGAGTGGGAGGACGACGAGTACGACCCGAGCGTCGAACTGGCCCACCGCGTCTATCCGCATCTCAACGACACGGGCGGGTTCTTCTGCGCGAAACTGGAGGTGACCGCATGAGCGACACGGAGACCGACGACCGACCGACGAACGACGGACAGCGATTCGACCGCCTGCCCGAGACGGCGGACGGCCGAGTCGTCGCGGGCCGACCCACGCGCGAGGAAGTCGTCACGTGGTGGGAGAACCGCTACGGCGTCCCGCCGGAGACGTGGGACGGTCACACGTTCTGGGAGAAGGGCGCGGGCAAGATTTGGGCGTTCGCGGACGACGTTGTGAGTCCCGCCGACGTGGAGGGACTCGGCCTCAGAATCCTCCGCGCTCGACAGGAGCACTGGAAGCCGTCGACGAACGCCGTCCAACGGTTCGGCGGCGCGGCGACGAAGAACGTCGTCGAACTCGACGGCGAGGAGGCGACTCGGTTCGTCGCGGGCGAGGACCAAGAGATAGACTGGGACGGCGACTGGGGGTATCTCGTCGCCGCGCACGAACTCGCGGGCGAACGCGAACCCATCGGAGTCGGCCTGTTTCTCCACGGCGAACTCCGCTCGACGGTACCGAAAGGCCGCCAAGAGGACCTGCCGGAGTTAGACTGAAACGCCGAACTGGCGACTCCGAGATGAGAGACGCCACGGACGCCGAGTGAGTCTCGGGCGGGGTGACGGACGCGCACGAAAAAATCGCTCACAGGTCGCTCCGCTATCGCTTCCCTCTCGTCGCCGATTACGCCGCCATCTGCCGACAGGTCTCTGCGCACTCCTCCAGAACCTCGGCGCAGACCTGACAGTGCTCGTCGTCGTGGCGGGCGCACTCTTCGGCGCACTCCTCGCACGCCCCGGCGCAGGCTTGGGCGAGTTGAGTGCTGTAGTTGGAGTCCCGAGCCATGAACCGCGCGTGAAGGCTCGTCAGGTCGGCGACGTCTCGGCAGAGACGGGCGCACTCGGCCATCTCCTCTCCTTCGCCGATACACTCGTCTGCGCACCACTCGCAGACTTCCGCGGCCTCGAAGCAGTTCTCGATACAGTCGCGTTGCTCGTCGCTCAGATGGTCGATGTTGGACGCGGTTTCTGTCAGAGACATTCCACTCTCGTCTTGGGCGCGCCCGATTTTCTTTCTTTTGGCGAACAATAGAGAAAAAGTCTACAGAGAGAACGAACGCGCACCGCGGTACCGGCGTCGCCCTCGTCCGCGAACTACCGGTCAGACACGGCTTCGGGGTCGAGCATCCTCACTCCGCGTTCCGGAGTGTTCCGCCGCTGAGACCCTCCCAGACCACCTCGTACCCCAACTCCGCGAGCACCGAACTGGTGTCCGTAACGTCCCTCTCGGACAGCACGTCTTCGGCGTCGTCGAGCGACATCCCCGGTTCGAGTGCGGCGGCGAGTTCCTCCAACAGTTCGGCTCGGACGAGCGTTCGGCCCACGCGCCGGTGGTCGGGAAACGAGACGCCCTCTATTGCGTCCTCGCTCACGCCGCGTTCGTCGGCCAGTTCCGAGAGCGACACCGCGTCGGCGTCGGGTCGCAACTCGTCGGGGAGGGCGGACGCCGACGCCGTCACCAACCGCTCTTCGTACCGGCGGAGGGCGTCGCGAACGTCTTTGATGCGGACCGACCCGGAGTACGGAATCGCCCGGTGGTCGCGCGCCTCGATATCCTCGCTAACGCCGAGGCTCTCGTCTACGGCGACGAGCATCTCCACCCCGTCGAGCGCGGCCAACTGACCGAGTTTCTTCTCGACGTACTCGGGGGTCCAAAAGCCCATTATCTCGAAGAACACCCTGAACTCCGCGAACTCGTAGTCGAACGCGAAGTCGGGAATCATGACGCTCTCGCCGACGGCCAACGGCGCGGGTTCGCGGACCAACTCCCAGTCCGAATCGACCGACTCGAACCGGGCGGCGAACTCCGCTTCGACGCCGCTGTCGAAACGCGTCTCCGCGGCGGGCCGGGAGGACGAGACTGCCACCGGGTCCGACTCCGAGAGACGCATCGTCCGTTCGGTGCCCCTATCGTCGATAGTCGCGGTCAGCCGCCACTCCGACGTCTTCGCCACCGTTCGGAGCAGTCGCGCAAAGCGCGTGCCGTACCGCCGCGTCTTTCGGAACAGCGAGTCCGGCCCCGTCACGACGACGTCCCACTCGCCGTCGTCCGTCCGTATCTCGTACATCAGTTCGAGCCGTTTGACCGCCGTGACGAGCGTTCGCGGGTCCGAACACCGGATGCGGACCTCGGTAGCGTCGAAAAGCGCGGTCTGAGCGAGAGAGAGGTTGTAGAGCCGAATCAGGTTCTCCGGGGTGATTCGGACGGCCTCCGCGACGTCTTCGGCGTCCGACCGTTCGAGAGAGACGTCGGAACGTTCGAGCAGTTCGTCGGGACTCCACCGCGGGTCGAACGACGCGAGCACCTCGTTTACTTCCCTGTCCGCGTACAGCGACGATTCGACCGCAGACCGGTCGGCCGCGAGGCGGTCTGCGACCCGTTCGAGTGCCGCCTCGCGTTCGTCCGCGGTGACGACGCCGACGGCTTCCGCCTCCTCGAACGCCACCCGTCTGACCCGCTCTGGGGGCAGTTCCGCCCGCGTCTCGAACGTCGCCTCCCGGTCGGCCAACGCCGCGAACCCGCGGACGAGTTTGAAGTCGTCTGCGTCGTCCTCCAACTCCCCGAGTGCCTCGTCGAGTCGGTGGCGAGGTTCGCCGACGTGCCCCTGAAACACGCCGATGACGCGGGCAGCGAGGGGCTCTGACTCTCGCCCGGCGAACTTCGGGTGGTATCCTCCGCCCGCCCGAGAGACGCGCAGGAGGTCTTTCGTCAACACGGCCGTGGATTCGCACCGAGCGGACAAAAGTCGCGCGTCCGAGTAGTACGCGAGAACGGTCAGGTCACCGGGCCGCAAATTAATATTATCTTATATTCTGCCGTAAATTACTCACGTGGGTGACACCAACTACCAATCGCATGGCAAACGAACCACGAGACGACGACAGAACTCGCGAGGAGAGCACGTTCACGAAAGAGTCCGAGGAGGTGACACAGAACGAAGACGGCGTTCGCACAGAACAACACTACACGAAAGAGACGGACACCGCCTCCGACGACTACGACGACACCCGGGGCGAACGCTACGACGAGAGACGAGTCGACACCGACGACGACGGCAGTCCGGGGCTGTTGTGGTTCTCCGTCGCCGGCGCGATAATCATGGGTGCGCTCTGGATTATCGACATCACCGGCCTGTTCGGCCTCACGTGGGCCGTCCTCGGTTCGACGACGACGCTGGCCATCGCGATTCTCGCGGCGGTCGGAGCGGTGCTGTTCTGGTACGACGACCGGAAGTCGGACCAGACGACCACGACGACGTGAGCGGTGCGCCGCGTCGTCGAAGCGGACCGTCTTTTCTCGGGGCGTCGTCTCGAACGGGTGGCCGGGCTTTCGTCGGAAAGACTCATGAGCGAGTCCGCCGAGTGGCGAGTATGGAGTTTCGGTCCTCGACGCGACGGCGCGTCCTGCAGGTGGTCGTGGCCGGTCTCTCCGCGGGATGTCTCGGGTCCGCCCCCGGCGCGACCGGTCCGCGTCGCCCGCCGGGAGCACCCGCCGGAGAACCGCGGACGACGCCGACTCGGCCCGACCTGTACGTGGAGACGTTCGACTTCGGCGCGGCCGACGACGGAGCGCTCCGCGTGTTCGGCGAGGTGGGGAATCGAGGGGCGGCGGAACGGGTCGGTCGCGTCCGCGTGAGGGTGACGCTCAACGGCGAACGGACCGTCCGCGAGACGTCCGTGACCGTCGCGCCCGGGAGTTCGGCGGCCTTCGAAGTCGAGTTCGAGGTGACCGAATCCGAATTCCTGAACGGCGGCGAAATCGACGTGAGCGTGAACTGAGCGCCGTTCGGGACGCTACCGCCGCCGGTCGGCCACCCGTTCTTCGGCCGTCTCGACGCTCACGAGTTCGTAGAGCGTCGCGCGTCCGCCGTCCGCCTTCGGTCTGAGGATGCGCCCGAGTCGCTGTGCGAACTCGCGTTCGGACCCGCTTCCCGCCAGAAGTACCGCGACGTTCGCGTCCGGAACGTCCACCCCCTCGTCTAACACGTTCGCGGTGACGACGCGAGAGTACGTCCCGTCGCGGAACCGACCGAGAATCTCGCGGCGTTCCGCCGCGCCCGTCTCGTTCGTCACCGCGGGGAGGAGAAACCGCTCCGAGAGTCGGTAGACGAGGTCTGTGTGGGCGGTGAAGACGATTATCCTGTCCCCGCGGTGGCGGTCCAAGATGGACGCGAGTTTCGCCACTTTCGCGTCGGAGTTCATCATGATGCGCCGGGCGCGTTGCTTCGCGAGGAGCGCTTCCCGCGCTTTCGGGTCGGAACCGGACCGCATCACGAGTTTTCGGTAGTCCGAGCCACTCGTCAGAGAGAGGTCCGAGCGCTTGAGGTAGTCGACGAACGTCCCTTGGGCCTCCTCGTACGCCTCGCGTTCCTCGGGCGTGAGTTCGACTTCGACGCGCCGCACCTCGTACTCCGCGAGGTGGTCGCCCGCCAACTCCTCGACCGAGAGTTCGTGAACCTTCGGGCCGACGAGTTCGGCGATCACCTCGTGTGCGCCGTCCGGGCGTTCGAACGTCGCCGTCAGACCGAGGCGCGCGGGTGCGGCGAGCAACCGGGCGACGTCTCTGTACCCCTCGCCGCCGAGGTGGTGCACCTCGTCGAAGACGACGAACCCGAAGTCGCCGCCGACGTCCTCCGCGCGGAGGTACGCCGAATCGTACGTCGAGACGGTGATTCGCTCTTGCGTCTGTTCGCCGCCGCCGAACTGCCCGACCGGAACCTCGAACTCCGTCTCCAGTTCGCGTCGCCACTGTTCGAGGAGGTCGATGGTCGGGACGACCACGAGTGTCGGAACGCCGAGTGCGGCGACGGCGGCGACTGCGATGACCGTCTTCCCGCTTCCGGTCGGCAGTTCGAGGACGCCCCTGTCGCCCTCGTCCCGCCACGCGTCGAGGGCCTCGCGCTGGTAGTCGCGCAAGTCGTACGAGTGCGAGACGTCGAGACGTTCCTCGGGGAGCACTCGGTCCTCGTAAGCGACACCGCGTTCGTCGAGGGCGGAGCGGACGGCCGCGTAGCGATGGGCGGGCGCGCGGGCGACGAGGCTCCGGTCGTCGGTTTCGACGCCCGGCAGGTCGGCCGTAGAGAGGCCCGACTCCGCGAGGCCGTCGAGGCGAACGGTTCCGTCCTCGAACGTCAGCGTGAGCACGGTCGTAAGTGGGTCGGCATCGCGTATAAACCGACGGACGCGCGCCGGACGGCGACGCCGAGAGCGCGCTGTCGGGGCGTTTTTCAGGGCGTGGGCCGCATCGACGGCCATGAGCGACGACGAACTCGAAGACGCGGTGGCGGCGTTCCTGAAGGGCGCGGACAAGGCCTACAGCGAGTACGAGAAGGGGTACGCGGACGCCGACGCGACGCTCTCCGTGTTGGAGACGCATCTCGACGAACTCCGCGAGGCCCACGAGTCGGCGTGAGGACGGCCCCGCGGTCTACTCGCCGATGAGGCCGCGGATCTCCGAGACGTACTCGCCGAACGCCGGGACCGTCCGCTCTCTCGGTCGGCGGAGGTCCACGTCGACTACCTCTCGCACCCGTCCGGGGTTCGCGGCCATGACGACGACGCGGTCCGCGAGGGTGACCGCCTCCTCTACGTCGTGGGTGACGAACAGAACCGTCTTCTCCGTCTCCGCCCAGATGCGGAGCAGTTCGCCGTGGAGCATGTCGCGCGTCTGCGCGTCGACACTCCCGAACGGTTCGTCCATGAGGAGGATGTCCGGGTCGACCGCGAGGGCGCGGGCGATGCCGACGCGTTGTTTCATCCCGCCGGACAGTTCCTTCGGGTAGGCGTCGGCGAACCCCTCTAACCCGACGAGTTCGAGCATCTCCGAGAGGCGGTTCTCGCGTTCCTCGCCGGAGACGCCCTGTTCTTCGAGGCCGAACGCGACGTTCCCCCGGACGGTGCGCCACGGGAACAGGCCGTACTCTTGGAACACCATGCCGCGGTCGGTTCCGGGGCCTTCGACGACGGAACCG
This genomic window from Halopelagius inordinatus contains:
- a CDS encoding alpha/beta fold hydrolase codes for the protein MEFSVFGDGSEDLLCVLGWGNRPEHDPVSWFLESLVEAGYRVHAVTLPTNPWDFEDQLLAPVRSYARERDIGLVVSHSTGGLVAAHLAADADVRNVFLSPWWGTAPVEGVESVALPVLLRLPTARRLLRFDRDPSVLGDLVSEEAFEEAVPDAASPAFLRTIRGAQARLPPFDDDDAVFCSLSDRVVSVRAIGDRTPAANLRPYDGGHEFFASSGRESVLEDVLAALEGGPDAIRRGR
- a CDS encoding nucleotide exchange factor GrpE codes for the protein MSEDSVDPDRKADPDADRAEETADAPDETADETTTNGDAAAADAPSTDEALAARVAAYDEELAADVESLQRRVSDLESELDASNEQVEDLSSRLKRTQADFQNYKKRAKNKQEQIRERATEDFVGRVVAVRDNLVRALEQDEDADIRPGVESTLEEFDRILSSENVATIDPEPGADVDPTRHEVMMRVDSDQPEGTVADVYQPGYEMAEKVIREAQVTVSTGDGDE
- a CDS encoding proteasome assembly chaperone family protein — encoded protein: MAHINVLAEDVSLSEPTLIEGLPGVGLVGKIAADHVVEEFEMTHYANVHCDGVPQVAVYQDGDSTLRSPVRLYADEERDLYVLQSDVPIRPDSAAELADCLSNWFDDESILPVFLSGIPREKQASDVPELYGVSAGEGARMLADADIGEPKETGLVSGPTGALLNDAVERGRTTVGLVVESDPKFPDPAAARVVLKEGIEPLTGVEIPSDDLVDHAEDIREAKERLAKRMQNAEEESTQARPLGMYQ
- a CDS encoding RsmB/NOP family class I SAM-dependent RNA methyltransferase, whose amino-acid sequence is MNPLKRYAPLVGDEEAFSAACERPLPSVVRVNTIETTVERARTALDAEGVAYEPTEWHPGVLKLDERGPGTSWPYYHGWLHGQEEVSALPAIALDPDPGDAVWDACAAPGSKTTQLAALMDDRGVLVGNDNNLGRLSALRHNAERLGVSNLVVTNQDARNFSFKPFGEGTDDPEAFEEFDGALVDAPCSCEGTIRKNPDALDRWTMNHVKSVAGIQKGILRRAVQATREGGTVVYSTCTFAPEENEAVLDHVLDEEDCRVVEWDAPDGFDTVPGVTEWEDDEYDPSVELAHRVYPHLNDTGGFFCAKLEVTA
- a CDS encoding DUF7122 family protein, whose product is MSDTETDDRPTNDGQRFDRLPETADGRVVAGRPTREEVVTWWENRYGVPPETWDGHTFWEKGAGKIWAFADDVVSPADVEGLGLRILRARQEHWKPSTNAVQRFGGAATKNVVELDGEEATRFVAGEDQEIDWDGDWGYLVAAHELAGEREPIGVGLFLHGELRSTVPKGRQEDLPELD
- a CDS encoding four-helix bundle copper-binding protein, with translation MSLTETASNIDHLSDEQRDCIENCFEAAEVCEWCADECIGEGEEMAECARLCRDVADLTSLHARFMARDSNYSTQLAQACAGACEECAEECARHDDEHCQVCAEVLEECAETCRQMAA
- a CDS encoding DUF790 family protein, with the translated sequence MLTKDLLRVSRAGGGYHPKFAGRESEPLAARVIGVFQGHVGEPRHRLDEALGELEDDADDFKLVRGFAALADREATFETRAELPPERVRRVAFEEAEAVGVVTADEREAALERVADRLAADRSAVESSLYADREVNEVLASFDPRWSPDELLERSDVSLERSDAEDVAEAVRITPENLIRLYNLSLAQTALFDATEVRIRCSDPRTLVTAVKRLELMYEIRTDDGEWDVVVTGPDSLFRKTRRYGTRFARLLRTVAKTSEWRLTATIDDRGTERTMRLSESDPVAVSSSRPAAETRFDSGVEAEFAARFESVDSDWELVREPAPLAVGESVMIPDFAFDYEFAEFRVFFEIMGFWTPEYVEKKLGQLAALDGVEMLVAVDESLGVSEDIEARDHRAIPYSGSVRIKDVRDALRRYEERLVTASASALPDELRPDADAVSLSELADERGVSEDAIEGVSFPDHRRVGRTLVRAELLEELAAALEPGMSLDDAEDVLSERDVTDTSSVLAELGYEVVWEGLSGGTLRNAE
- a CDS encoding transcriptional initiation protein Tat codes for the protein MEFRSSTRRRVLQVVVAGLSAGCLGSAPGATGPRRPPGAPAGEPRTTPTRPDLYVETFDFGAADDGALRVFGEVGNRGAAERVGRVRVRVTLNGERTVRETSVTVAPGSSAAFEVEFEVTESEFLNGGEIDVSVN
- a CDS encoding DEAD/DEAH box helicase yields the protein MLTLTFEDGTVRLDGLAESGLSTADLPGVETDDRSLVARAPAHRYAAVRSALDERGVAYEDRVLPEERLDVSHSYDLRDYQREALDAWRDEGDRGVLELPTGSGKTVIAVAAVAALGVPTLVVVPTIDLLEQWRRELETEFEVPVGQFGGGEQTQERITVSTYDSAYLRAEDVGGDFGFVVFDEVHHLGGEGYRDVARLLAAPARLGLTATFERPDGAHEVIAELVGPKVHELSVEELAGDHLAEYEVRRVEVELTPEEREAYEEAQGTFVDYLKRSDLSLTSGSDYRKLVMRSGSDPKAREALLAKQRARRIMMNSDAKVAKLASILDRHRGDRIIVFTAHTDLVYRLSERFLLPAVTNETGAAERREILGRFRDGTYSRVVTANVLDEGVDVPDANVAVLLAGSGSEREFAQRLGRILRPKADGGRATLYELVSVETAEERVADRRR
- a CDS encoding ABC transporter ATP-binding protein, with the protein product MAGVEKVVVDGVGKTYESDRQTVRALSDVDFAVEDGEFVCIVGPSGCGKTTLFRTIAGLESPTEGEVRLGGSVVEGPGTDRGMVFQEYGLFPWRTVRGNVAFGLEEQGVSGEERENRLSEMLELVGLEGFADAYPKELSGGMKQRVGIARALAVDPDILLMDEPFGSVDAQTRDMLHGELLRIWAETEKTVLFVTHDVEEAVTLADRVVVMAANPGRVREVVDVDLRRPRERTVPAFGEYVSEIRGLIGE